TCGCGCTTCAGGTCAGTGACATGGTTGAGGCGGATCGCCACCGGTGGCACGAAATGACCGTCGTCGGGCAGGTTCGTGCGGCCCGCCTCGGCAATCACGCGGCCCGCAGCCCGTGCTTCGGCGACATAGGCAGCGATATTCGCCTGCGCCTCGTCGTCGATAATCGGCCCCACGTCGGTGGCGAGGATCGAAGGATCGCCAATATTGAGTTCGGCCATCGCACCCGCGACCATTTCGACCATTGTGTCGGCGACATCTTCCTGCACGCAAAGGAGGCGCAGCGCCGAACAGCGCTGCCCCGCCGACTGGAAGGCGCTGGCGACGGCATCGCGTGCGACCTGTTCGGGGAGCGCGGTCGAATCGACGATCATCGCGTTCGCTCCGCCGGTTTCAGCGATCAACGTCGCGATCGGACCGTCCCGCCCAGCGAGGCTGCGGTTGATCATCCGCGCGACCTCGGTCGAGCCGGTGAAGGCGACACCGATGATGTCGTTGTTGCTCGTCAGCGCCGCGCCGACGGTTTCGCCGCGGCCGGGGAGGTAATGAAGCACATCACCGGGAATGCCAGCTTCGAGCAGGAGTTCGACCGCGGCGTGCGCGATCAGCGGCGTCTGTTCGGCGGGTTTCGCGAGCACGCTATTGCCCGCAGCTAGCGCCGCGGACACCTGACCCAAAAAGATGGCGAGCGGGAAGTTCCAGGGACTGATGCATACGAACACGCCCTTGCCCTCAAGCATCAGCTCATTGCGCTCGCCCGTCGGGCCGGGAAGCGCGACGGGGTAAGTGAAATCGGTACGCGCCTGCGCGGCATAATAGCGAAGGAAATCGACCGCTTCGCGTACTTCGGCAACCGCGTCGACGAGCGTCTTCCCCGCCTCGTCGATCGCGAGGCCAAGGAAAAGCGCGTCATTTTCTTCCAGCAAATCAGCCGCGCGTTCGAGCCGTTCGGCGCGGAAAGCGCCACCGGCCAGGCTCCAATCGCCCTGCGCCTTGCTAGCCGCCGCGACGGCATCGGCGACCGCCGCCGCATCGGCTTCGATCACCTGACCGACGACGGCACCCGTTGCAGGGTTGCGTACGGGTTCGGCTTTGCCCTTTTGCGGAACGCCCCCGACAATCGGCGCCGCGACGAGGTCGCTCCGCCGTGCCGCGCCGATCGCCGAAACCAGTGCTTCAGGCACGCCGGGTTCGCCGAGGTCATAGCCTCGCGAATTGCGGCGAATGGGATCGAAGAGACCAAGGCCCGTCGCAATATTCGAGGTCGCCGCGCTCGCGACGCTGCGCGGATCGACTGCAAGCTGTTCAGCAGTGACGCCGGGATCGGAAAATTGATGGACGAAGCTCGAGTTCGCGCCATTTTCGAGCAGGCGGCGGACGAGATAGGCGAGCAGGTCACGGTGCGTGCCGACCGGCGCGTAAACGCGCACGGGGCGCGGCGGCGGGAAGAGCGCTACGAGCGCGTCATGCGCACCCTCGCCCATACCGTGCAGCCGCTGCAACTCGTAATCGGCGCCCGCGAACAATTCGGACACGAAGGCGAGTGTCATCGCATTATGGCTCGCGAAGGCAGGATAGATGCAATCCTGGCAATCACGCAGAAGCTGCGCGCAGCGCATATAGTTGAGGTCTGTGTGAAGCTTTGCCGTAAACACAGGGAAATCGCCAAGGCCGAGCGTCTGCGCGCGCTTGATCTCCGTATCCCAATAAGCGCCCTTGACGAGGCGCATCGACAGCTTGACCCCGCGCGTCCGCGCGCGGTTCGCAAGCCAGTCGATCACCGCCGGCGCGCGCTTCTGATACGCCTGGATCACGATGCCGAGACCGGTCCAGTCGTCGGCAATTCCAGCGTCGATCAGCGCCGCGAACACGTCCATATGCGGTTCCAGCCGGTCGCTTTCCTCGGCATCGATCATCAGCGGTATGTTTACCGCGCGGGCCGCCTTGGCGAGTTCGATGACATTGGGGATCAGTTCGTCCTGCACGCGGGCCGCCTGCAGATATTCATAGCGCGGGTGGAGCGCCGACAGCTTGATCGAAATGCCGTGGTTCGCGTGCGGGTCGCCCGGCTTCGCAGCCTTGCCGATGCGCGCGATGGCATTGGCATAGCTGTCATAATAGCGCCGCGCATCTTCTGCGGTCCGCGCGGCTTCACCAAGCATGTCGAAGCTCGCGAGTTCGGATTTTTCCTTGTCGGCGCGTTTGACCGCCGCGTCGATCGTCTCGCCCATCACGAATTGCTGGCCCAGCATCTTCATCGCCGCGAGTGCCGCTTGGCGAATCACCGGTTCACCTGAGCGCCTGATCATCGATTTGATCAAGGTGAGTGGGTTCGCCTTGCTGCCCATCGCGTCAAGCATCAGCGTTGCAGAGCCGAGCGACAGCCCGCGCGACGACAGCGCGACGATCAGCGGGCTGTCCTCATCCTCGCCATCCTTCCAATGGCGTCCGGCAATCTTGTCGCGAATAAGCGCATTGGCGGTCGCATTGTCGGGCACGCGCAGCAGCGCTTCGGCGAGGCACATCAGCACGACGCCTTCCTCGGTCGACAGGCGGTAGCGATTCATCAACTGCGCGACGAGCGTCTCGCGCTCGCCCTCTGCCTTCGCCTTGCGGATCAGTTCGAGCCCGCGACGCGTCACGGCGTCGACGCTGGCCGAAGAGGTGGCGAGAGCGTTGCGCAGTTCGGCGACGATGTCAGATTCACTGCGGCGAGCGAGGGCGCGGATGGGGGCGCGATCAGGGCTTTGGGTCATGGCGCCCGATACCATATCGCTGCAAGTCGATCCGACTTGTTTCGGCGTGTTTCATATATGAATTGACCAAGTTTTGGATCAATCCTAGTTCGTATGCATGAAAAATGCCTCATCGACAGTCGAATTGGATGAATTCGATCGCAAGATTCTCGCGATTCTCGGCCGCGACGGACGGATCACCTTTACCGAGCTGGCATTGCAGGTCGGATTGTCGAAGACTCCGTGCCAGCAACGGGTGAAACGCCTCGTCGACAGCGGGCTGATCGTCGGCTTTCGTGCAATCGTCGATCCCGCCAAGGTCGGCCTCGACCATGTGGCTTTCGCCGAGGTGAAGCTCTCGGATACGCGAGAGGAAGCGCTCAAGCAATTCAACACCGCAGTCCGGCAGATTCCTGAGGTCGAGGAATGCCATATGATCGCAAGCAGCTTCGACTATCTGCTCAAGGTCCGCACCCCGGACATCCGTCGCTATCGCATCGTGTTGGGCGAAAAGATTTCGAGCCTGCCGCATGTCGCGAACACATCCACCTTCGTCGCGATGGAAACAATCTGCGAATCGGCCCGCTAATGCCAAGAGATTGACCGCCGCGCGCGGCTGTGCCAATCGCGCAGGCCATGCGGGTGTAGCTCAATGGTAGAGCAGAAGCTTCCCAAGCTTACGACGAGGGTTCGATTCCCTTCACCCGCTCCATCTTGCTGCCCACGCGCAGTCGCTGATGGTTGAAAAAACCCCGAAAATCCGCTAGTTTTTGAGCATTCACTGGCTTCCGGTGATTGTCCATGATCGCACGTAGCTGAACGATTCGGGGGCATATCTGGGGGCCTTTCAAAAGCCCCTGATGTGCGAGGCCCCCAAATGGCGCTCACCGACACCGCGATCCGCAAAGCGAAGCCAAAAGATAAGCCCTATAAGGTCTCGGATTCGGGCGGCCTTTATCTTTTGGTCAATCCGATCGGCAGCAAGCTTTGGCGCGTTAAATATCGCCTTCATGGGGTGGAGCGTAAACTGGCGCTCGGCGCATATCCTGCAATTACACTCGCCGAAGCGCGAGCGGCGAGAGATGATGCGAAAAAGCAGCTCGCCCATGCCGTAGATCCCAATACTGCCAAGCGGCAGGCTCGAATCGCTGCGAGCATCAGCGCTGGCAACAGCTTCTCAGCGGTGGCTGAAGAGCTGATAGCGAAGCGCGAGAAGGAAGGTGTCGCAGCCACAACACTTGAAAAGCATCGCTGGCTTTTGCGTTTGCTAGGCGCAGAGTTCGGGCGGCGGCCGGTGGCAGACATCACGCCTGCGGAGTTGCTCCACGAGTTGAAGAAGCAGGAACGGCGCGGGCGTTTAGAGACGGCCAAGCAGGTCCGGGGTTTCGCGAGCCGCGTCTTCCGCTACGCCGCCGCTACAGCGCGAGCCGAACGCGATCCCGCACAGATGTTGCTTGGCGCGCTCATCCAGCCGACCGTGAAGCATTTCGCGTCGATCACTGATCCAATGGAGTTTGGCGGCCTACTCCGTGCGATTGAGGGATATGTGGGTGACCCAGCGGTGATGCATGCGCTCAAGCTGACCCCGCATGTCTTTCAGAGGCCCGGTGAACTGCGCCAGATGGAATGGACTGAAATCGACTTCGCGAAGGCAGTTTGGACGCTGCCTGCAACCAGGATGAAAATGCGCCAACCGCATGCGGTGCCATTGTCGCGCCAAGCACTCGCTATTCTGGAAGGTATGCGCGGGCTTTCTGGTAACGGCAAATATGTGTTCCCCTCGGTACGAACACGGGCGCGACCGATCAGCGACAACACGATCAACGCAGCGCTTCGCCGTCTTGGCTTTTCCAAGGAGCAAATGACGGCTCATGGATTCCGGACCTCCGCCTCCTCGTTGCTCAACGAGTCGGGCAAGTGGAATCCCGATGCCATCGAACGCGCCCTCGCTCACATGGTCGCGGGGAGCATCCGGCGCATATATAACCAATCGGCCTATTGGGCGGAACGCGTCGAGATGGCCCAGTGGTGGAGTGATTATTTGTGTCAGCTCCGTGATGGAGGCAATGTAGGCTTCCCTCGCTAGGAGAAGATGGTGGACGACCGGAAGGAAGTATTGCCGCTCCGCGTCGTCGCGGCTCGATTCATCAGCACGGATGACCAAGCCGGACTTACCGAGCTCGACCGTATCACGGCGGAAGCTTGGCGCGTCATCCAGAGGCGATATTGGCTGTTATCTACCTCTTTCACGGCGGCCGCTTCTGTAACCGTCGCTACATTACTGACTGGGATCGCGCTCACTTGGAGTGAAACGCCTGGGGCCGAAATCGTCACGCTGATCGGATTGGGATGCTTCGGTTCAATGCTGGCCATCGCCGCGTCGTGGCGCGTGTTTCAGTATGGCGGGATGAAAGCTGCCGCGCCTCAGGAGCCCACATACGCGGACGTGGAAGACCCGGCCGTGCGGAATCTCGAACGCCTGTTCGCCATCCTCCAACTCGAATCGACGCCGCGCGCCTTTTACTTCGCGCGCAATGGCCGGCGTCGCTACGTCGATCATCGCTATTTCTTCGGCAAGCTTCGCGCCGCCCATGTTGCTAAGGGCGACACCATCCGCAACGCGCTCTTCGGACCGGTGGGCCTCTGGTTCGCGCGCGAACTGTTTCTGGAACTGGACGTCGACAAACTGATCGCTGAAGCCAAGGCGGATCCGAGTCGCAAGGGCGCACCGAAGCAATATGATCACACAAATGCGATCATCGCGCTGATTGATCACCCAAAGGTGCGGGCGCTCGATATCTCAAAGAAGCGCGGCAATCAGAAGGAAATCATCGAGTTGATTGAGGATTGGTATCGCGACAGACGCCTGAAGGTGCCAAGCCAGACGCAGCTTGCGCCTTACGCAAATCAAATTCTGGAGACGATCGCGAAAAATCGTTCGTCTTAATCCTACTCTGAATTACCGGGGAACCACGCATTTGCGTGGTTTCCGGAGGTAGGTAATTACCGGGGAACAGCCACGAACGGCAGATTTCTGGTGCATCCACATGCTGTTGGAACTGTCGGCGCTTAGCTGCAAATGATCCTGTCGCCCGCCGCATCGCGGCACTCCAACGGAGGCGACAATGGATGAACTCGCATACTCGATTAACCGCACGGCCAAGGCGCTCGGCGTGGGCCGGAGCACAATCTACAAGCTCATCAAGACCGGTCAGGTCGATGCGCTCAAGATCGGCACGCGCACGCTTATCACGACCGCGTCGATCGCGCGGCTCACCGAGGCGCGCCGTGAAACTTGATACCGGGACGGCAAATGCCTCGCCCGCACTGTCCCCAACACAATCGATTTTAGGAGGGCAGACCATGTCTGTGATTCGCAATGCGCTCGCCCGCATCTTTCGCTCGCGCGAGACGTCCACCTTACATTTCGACGCCGATGTGCGGACTGCGGCTTTCATGCGTCCGATCATCGAGAAGTTGCTCGCAGATGGAGAGGACGGCGACACCTACCGCGCTGCGATCAATTTCTGGCGCTACGCCGAGCGGCCTCCGTTGGCGGTCTATGATGGCGATGTAAGCCACTGTCAGATCGACGGTCCACTTCAACTGGCAGGTAATCACGCGCTTCCCTTGGGCGGTGAAATCTTCAGCAACGGCGTCACGATTGATCTCGATCCTTTCGAGGCGAACGACCTTCGCGAGCATATGAGAGCAGCTATCGAACGTGCCATCCTGGCTTGGCTTGCGGACAATGGTCGCCGCAAATTTGTGCCGGCCGTAAATCCATATGATCGCCCAACGGCCGACCGCGAAGCCAAGGCAATGATTGCTGATTGGGTCGCTCGCGGAGAAGTGATGCGCCCCGTCACGGAGGGTCCGGATCATGTCTGATACGGACGTCTTTGCGGCAAGGTCGCAGGGCCGCGATGCTACGCATCGGACCCGTAATTTGGATACACACCTCACGCACGGGTGCATCCAGCTTTTCCGCCACTTTTCGAGGGTGCGATCAGGGTGCGCTCCGCCGTCGCTTCGCCGAAGCGACGTAATTCCGCCAAAATTCGAGGGTGCGATCCGCACCCTCAGGGAGGCGGCGCGATGAAGACCATCCAACATTCCATCCGCCTGCCCGCGGCGCTCGATACGGCGCTTCGCGCGCTGGCCGATCGGCAGGGGAAGACGGTTTACGCGATGCTCCGCCGCTGCGTGAAGACAGGGATCGACGGGCAGGCCAATCCTGCGATCAGCAGCTCAGACGATCGCGAACTTGTCGCCGAGGTTGCGTCGATCAGTACGCGATTGGCCGATGTCGAACGCCTGCTAGACCGAACCTTGCACACGGCCTGCGCCGCTTATTGCTATGCGCGCAGCGCCGCGAAGGGGGGCGGCAAGAGCGACGAGGTCATCAGCGCCGAGACTCAGCGGGCCTATGATCGGCAACGGGCGGCAGCGGGGGAACGGTCATGAGCGAGCCTCCCGATCTCCGACTTCATGCCGAGACGCTGCGGCGTCATCTTCGCTACAGCCAGACGCGGCGGTTCAAACGACAGCTCGCGATCTTGGTCTCAGCGATCGCGCTCGGCGGTTTGGCGGCCCCCTATCTGATGCTCGACCCGAGCATCCTTCGGGATACCGGCACCCATTATCACGCGAAGATGCTGTCATGGTTTTCCGGCAGCGCTGGCGGCGATCCCGGGATGGTGATCCATTACGAGGGCGCGGACTATCTGACTCCCGCCCGTACGGTCGCGACCGATCCTTATTGGGTTCGCCGGGCGAGCATCGCCAAATCGTTCGTCATGCGCGGCGCCATGCTGGGGTTTGTCGCGTGGCTTTCAGGTCTTTTCCTGCTCCGCGATGTTGTCGCGCGTAGGCGCGAACGCGCGCTCCGGGATCGCGTCATCGACGGCACCAAGGTGACGAGCGAGAAGAAGCTTGCGAAGCTGGCGCGGGCCGAAGCAGGTTCGCACCCGCTGGCGATCGGTCCCGTACCCTTTCCCCGCCGCCTCGAAACCCGCCACATGGCGATGGTGGGCACGACCGGCAGCGGCAAGACCACGGTGCTGCGCCAGATGCTCGACGGGATCGCCGCGCGCGGCGAAGCCGCGCTGGTCTATGATACCAGCGGCGAGTTCATCGCCCATTATTACCGGCCCGAGTGCGGCGACATCATCCTCAACCCGTTCGATGCCCGCTGCGTCTATTGGTCGCCTTTCGCCGAGATCGCCCACCCCGCCGACGCCGATCGCATCGCGCAGCAGCTCGTTACCGAGACCGGGAAGCAGGACGATGACGTCTGGCTGGAGACCAGCCGCATCCTCGTCGCCAACATGATCCGGGAGCTATGGAAGGAGAATAAGTGCACGCTGCTCGATCTGCTTGAGGCGCTGCAGAAAATGGACAAGGACAAGCTCAAGGCCTGGCTCAAGGACACGTCGTCGGCGCGCACCTTCTCCGACGACGCCGACCGGGCCACCGGCAGCGTGCTCTTCATGCTCGCGAAGGCCGCGAACCTGATCCAGTTCCTTCGGATGCCAGAGGAAGGCGAGAAGGTCTTTTCGTTCCGGGAGTTCATCGCCGGCCTCGACGAAACGAAGGGAGCCAAGCCCTGGATCTTCGTGCCGCGGAAGGAAGAGCAATTTGCGGCATTGAAGCCGCTGCTCGCCTGTTGGCTCGAATGCGCCGCGAGCGCCATGTTGGCCCTGGCTCCGTCATCCGACCGCCGCGTCTGGTTCCTGCTCGACGAACTTGCCGACCTGCCGCGCGTCGATAATCTGACGCGGTTGCTGCCCGAGGGCCGCAAGTTCGGGGCAGCGGTCGTTCTGACCTTTCAGGGCGTGGGGCAGATGCGGCATCGTTACGGCGACGACCTTGCCGAATCCATGCTCGGCTGCTGCAACACCAAGCTCTTCCTCCAGATGGGCGATGGCGAGTCCCGCCGCTGGGCGAGCGACACGATCGGCACCTGCGAGGTCGAGATCCAGACCATGACCGGCGCGCTTGGCGATGGCGACGACAAGCCACGAATGACGCTCGGCCGCCAGCGCAAGACCCGTCCCGCCGTGTTCGAAAGCGAACTCCGCCTCGCACGCTACGAGGGCTATCTGCTGTTCCCCGACGGGCTTCCCGTCGCGCGCATCGGGCTCACCGCCGACCATATCGAGAAACGGGGCCAGCCGCGCCAGCCAGCTTTCGTCGCAGCGAATCCGGAGACGACGCTCTGGCACCGGTCGTTGGAGGCGGCGCCTAAAGAAGAGTCCGACAGCGCGGTGCCGCCACCGGCCGAGGCGCCGGTCGTCGAAAAGCAGAAGGCAAGGAAGAAGCCACCAGCGCCTCTGCCGACTGACGATGGTGGGCCGATCTGATGGTGGCGTCGGTATCTGCGCTGACCAGTTCGTCGCAAGCGAGCAGCTATTATGAGGCCGACGACTATTATGCCGAGGGCGGGCTGTCGCCGTCCGAATGGCACGGCAAGGGCGCCGAGGAGCTTGGGCTGTCGGGTGATGTCGATCGCGACCGATTTCGGGAATTGCTCGACGGCAAGGTCGCGGGCCAGCAACTCGGCACGGTTCGGGACGGCCAGCTCGAACATCGGCCCGGCTGGGATGTGACACTCAGTGCGCCCAAGTCGGTGTCGATCATGGCCGAGGTCGCGGGCGACCGGCGGTTGATCGAAGCACATGGGCAGGCGGTGAAGACCGCGCTCGCGCATGTCGAGGCGCATATGGCCGCGACCCGTGTTCGGCATGGCGGCAGCGTAACGCGCGAGGCCACCGGCAATCTCGTTGTCGCCAGCTTCCAGCATGGGACGAGCCGAGCTCAGGATCCGCAGCTTCATACCCATAATGTCATCATGAATGCGACGCAGGGCGAGGATGGATCGTGGCGCAGCCTCGAACCGCGCGCCATCTATCAGCTCCAGAAGCAGATCGGCGCCATCTACCGGCAGGAGCTGGCCTTGAAGGTTCGCGAACTCGGCTATGAGATTGCACCGGGCAAGGAGTCGATGTTCGAGATCAAGGGGGTCTCGGCCGACGTCATGGCGGCATTCAGTACGCGAAGCGCGGCGATCGAAGCAGCGCTCGGCGAACGGGGAACGACGCGGGAGGACGCCAGCGCCGCCGAAAAACACGTCGCCGCGCTCGACACGCGGCAGGCGAAGGTTGCAGCCGACCATGGCGCGCTTGTCGCCGACTGGCGCGAGACTTCCGACCGGGCGGGATTCGATGCCGAGGCCCAGCTCGCGTTGGTGCGCGCGGCCGAGGCTAGGGCCGCGAGCGGCGTTCATCTTCCCGATCCATCGATCGCCGATCGCGCCGTCGCCCATGCCGCCGACAAGCTTGGCGAGCGGCAGTCGGTGTTTGCGGTCGCGGCGCTCCACGAAGAAGCAGGGCGGGTTGGACTTGGGAAGGTCGGCTATGCCGAGATTGGCGAAGCGATAGGGCGGGCTGCGCAGGAGCGCGAGTTGGTCGACCGTACCTTCGTCGATCGGCGCGGTGCGACGTTTGCCGGGTTCACAACTCGCCAGAATATCGCGGCCGAGAAGACGCTGCTTCGGATCGAGACCCACGGACGCAGTGCGCTAGCGCCGATCGCCTCGCCGCTTGCCGCCGCCAAGGCGGTTGCGGCAGCGGCGGCGCAATCGGAGCGGTCCGGCTTTGGCTGGAACCATGACCAGAAGGCCGCGACCGAGCAGCTCCTTACCAGCCGCAATCGCATCACCGCAGTACAGGGCTATGCCGGGACCGCGAAGACCACGACGGTACTCGCCACCTTCGCGCGCGAGGCCGAAGCGCGGGGTGTGTCGGTGGTCGCGCTGGCGCCGACCGCATCGGCGGCTATGACACTCGGCGAAGCGCTTGGCGCCCGCGGCGATACGGTGGCGCGCCATTTGCTCGTGCCGGAAGATTCGGCGCACGGTCAGCCCGTCGCATGGATTGTCGATGAAGCTTCGCTGTTGTCCGCGCGCGATACGGCACGGCTGTTCGGCCTTGCCGAGCAGCATAATGCCCGCGTCATCCTGGTGGGTGATGTGAAGCAGCTCGGATCGGTCGAGGCCGGCGCGGCATTTGCGCAGCTCCAGACCGCCGGTATGGAAACCGCCACGCTCGGCGAGATCGTCCGGCAAACGAACGACGCGGCCAAGGAAGCCGTGTTGGCGTCGATCGAGGGCGATGCGAAGAAGGCGCTCGCCGCGCTCGATCGCGGCGGCGGCCAGATTGTGGAACATGAAGATCGCGCCGACCGTTTCGCGGCGATCGCCGACCGCTACGCAGGGCTCGGCAAGTCCGGCCGAGCTCGCACGCTCGTCATTGAGCCATCGCGTGAGGGGCGCGACACGCTGACGGCGGACATTAGGGCGGCGCTGGTCAGGGCGGGCGCGCTTTCCGGTCCCGCCGTCGCCGTCGAAAGCCTCGTCAACAAGGGCCTCACCCGCGCCGAGGCGCGCGATCCGATGAGTTACGATCGGGGCGATGTCGTTCGCTTCACCCGCGATTATGCCGACAAGGGCGTCATGCGGGGCGAAGCCTATCGTGTCGAAGCCGTCGATCCGGCGAAAGCCGCCATTGCGCTGAGGTCCGAGGATGGGCGCGAGGTCGACTGGCGGCTTCGCCAATGGGGTGCCGGCAAGGCGCAGGTGTTCGCGCCTCAGAATATGGACCTCAGGACTGGGGACAGCATCCGCTTTACCCGTAACGATCGCGAAGCCGGGCGGATCAATGGCGCGCGCGGCGAAGTCACCGCAATTGACGAGCAGGCGCGGACGGCGACGGTGCTTGGCGCGCGCGGACAGGTGCAGACGCTCGACCTCGATGCCGCGCGCGACCGGCATATCGCCCACGCTTATGTCGATACCGCTTTTGCCGCGCAGGGACGCACCGCCGATTATGTCATAATCCACGCCGACAGCAAGGCGACCAATCTGGTCGACCAGAAAAGCTTCTATGTCGGCATCTCGCGCGCAAAGGAGTCGGCGACGATCGTCACCGATGATCGTGCGAAACTGACCTCGGCGATCAACGAGCGCGCGGGGGCCGTCCAGACCGCGCTATCGCGGGCACCCGTCGCGCAAGCCGGCATATCGCAAGCAGCCATCGCTGCGCCCGACAAGGCGATCAGCGCGGCGGTCTCGCAAGTCGCGACCTCGCTGCCCGGCATGGGGCTTTAGCTCTTGCCAAAGCGCCCGATCTTCTCGAAGATTCCGCTACATGCGTAACGATCTCACCCATCTTCCCGCCGCCAAGCAGCGCGAGCTCGAACGGATCGTCGAGACGATCTTCGAGGAGTTTCGGGGCGCGACCGAGAATGCGACGGGACCGCGCAAAGGTGCGCGCATCCTCAAGATCATCCTGTTCGGCAGTCATGCGCGGGGCGACTGGGTGGAAGCGCCGCTGTCGGCGAACCAGTATAAATCCGATTATGACATCCTCGTCATCGTCAGTCAGAAGGAGATGACGGACCGCGCCGCCTATTGGGCGGCCGCCGAGGAACGTCTCATTCGCGCCTACACGATCGAGAAGACGCTCCACACGCCGGTCAACTTCATCGTCCACAGCTTGCACGAGGTGAATGACGGGCTCTCGCATGGCCGCGTTTTCTTCATGGAGGTCGTGAAAGACGGGATC
This sequence is a window from Sphingopyxis sp. USTB-05. Protein-coding genes within it:
- the putA gene encoding bifunctional proline dehydrogenase/L-glutamate gamma-semialdehyde dehydrogenase PutA — protein: MTQSPDRAPIRALARRSESDIVAELRNALATSSASVDAVTRRGLELIRKAKAEGERETLVAQLMNRYRLSTEEGVVLMCLAEALLRVPDNATANALIRDKIAGRHWKDGEDEDSPLIVALSSRGLSLGSATLMLDAMGSKANPLTLIKSMIRRSGEPVIRQAALAAMKMLGQQFVMGETIDAAVKRADKEKSELASFDMLGEAARTAEDARRYYDSYANAIARIGKAAKPGDPHANHGISIKLSALHPRYEYLQAARVQDELIPNVIELAKAARAVNIPLMIDAEESDRLEPHMDVFAALIDAGIADDWTGLGIVIQAYQKRAPAVIDWLANRARTRGVKLSMRLVKGAYWDTEIKRAQTLGLGDFPVFTAKLHTDLNYMRCAQLLRDCQDCIYPAFASHNAMTLAFVSELFAGADYELQRLHGMGEGAHDALVALFPPPRPVRVYAPVGTHRDLLAYLVRRLLENGANSSFVHQFSDPGVTAEQLAVDPRSVASAATSNIATGLGLFDPIRRNSRGYDLGEPGVPEALVSAIGAARRSDLVAAPIVGGVPQKGKAEPVRNPATGAVVGQVIEADAAAVADAVAAASKAQGDWSLAGGAFRAERLERAADLLEENDALFLGLAIDEAGKTLVDAVAEVREAVDFLRYYAAQARTDFTYPVALPGPTGERNELMLEGKGVFVCISPWNFPLAIFLGQVSAALAAGNSVLAKPAEQTPLIAHAAVELLLEAGIPGDVLHYLPGRGETVGAALTSNNDIIGVAFTGSTEVARMINRSLAGRDGPIATLIAETGGANAMIVDSTALPEQVARDAVASAFQSAGQRCSALRLLCVQEDVADTMVEMVAGAMAELNIGDPSILATDVGPIIDDEAQANIAAYVAEARAAGRVIAEAGRTNLPDDGHFVPPVAIRLNHVTDLKREIFGPVLHVATWKGGELDALIDAINASGYGLTLGVHTRIDGVAAHIAARAQVGNVYVNRNQIGAIVGSQPFGGRGLSGTGPKAGGPHYLHRFAEEKSISTDITAAGGNAALMAS
- a CDS encoding Lrp/AsnC family transcriptional regulator, giving the protein MKNASSTVELDEFDRKILAILGRDGRITFTELALQVGLSKTPCQQRVKRLVDSGLIVGFRAIVDPAKVGLDHVAFAEVKLSDTREEALKQFNTAVRQIPEVEECHMIASSFDYLLKVRTPDIRRYRIVLGEKISSLPHVANTSTFVAMETICESAR
- a CDS encoding integrase arm-type DNA-binding domain-containing protein, which gives rise to MALTDTAIRKAKPKDKPYKVSDSGGLYLLVNPIGSKLWRVKYRLHGVERKLALGAYPAITLAEARAARDDAKKQLAHAVDPNTAKRQARIAASISAGNSFSAVAEELIAKREKEGVAATTLEKHRWLLRLLGAEFGRRPVADITPAELLHELKKQERRGRLETAKQVRGFASRVFRYAAATARAERDPAQMLLGALIQPTVKHFASITDPMEFGGLLRAIEGYVGDPAVMHALKLTPHVFQRPGELRQMEWTEIDFAKAVWTLPATRMKMRQPHAVPLSRQALAILEGMRGLSGNGKYVFPSVRTRARPISDNTINAALRRLGFSKEQMTAHGFRTSASSLLNESGKWNPDAIERALAHMVAGSIRRIYNQSAYWAERVEMAQWWSDYLCQLRDGGNVGFPR
- a CDS encoding helix-turn-helix domain-containing protein — protein: MDELAYSINRTAKALGVGRSTIYKLIKTGQVDALKIGTRTLITTASIARLTEARRET
- a CDS encoding type IV secretion system DNA-binding domain-containing protein — encoded protein: MSEPPDLRLHAETLRRHLRYSQTRRFKRQLAILVSAIALGGLAAPYLMLDPSILRDTGTHYHAKMLSWFSGSAGGDPGMVIHYEGADYLTPARTVATDPYWVRRASIAKSFVMRGAMLGFVAWLSGLFLLRDVVARRRERALRDRVIDGTKVTSEKKLAKLARAEAGSHPLAIGPVPFPRRLETRHMAMVGTTGSGKTTVLRQMLDGIAARGEAALVYDTSGEFIAHYYRPECGDIILNPFDARCVYWSPFAEIAHPADADRIAQQLVTETGKQDDDVWLETSRILVANMIRELWKENKCTLLDLLEALQKMDKDKLKAWLKDTSSARTFSDDADRATGSVLFMLAKAANLIQFLRMPEEGEKVFSFREFIAGLDETKGAKPWIFVPRKEEQFAALKPLLACWLECAASAMLALAPSSDRRVWFLLDELADLPRVDNLTRLLPEGRKFGAAVVLTFQGVGQMRHRYGDDLAESMLGCCNTKLFLQMGDGESRRWASDTIGTCEVEIQTMTGALGDGDDKPRMTLGRQRKTRPAVFESELRLARYEGYLLFPDGLPVARIGLTADHIEKRGQPRQPAFVAANPETTLWHRSLEAAPKEESDSAVPPPAEAPVVEKQKARKKPPAPLPTDDGGPI
- the mobF gene encoding MobF family relaxase, giving the protein MVASVSALTSSSQASSYYEADDYYAEGGLSPSEWHGKGAEELGLSGDVDRDRFRELLDGKVAGQQLGTVRDGQLEHRPGWDVTLSAPKSVSIMAEVAGDRRLIEAHGQAVKTALAHVEAHMAATRVRHGGSVTREATGNLVVASFQHGTSRAQDPQLHTHNVIMNATQGEDGSWRSLEPRAIYQLQKQIGAIYRQELALKVRELGYEIAPGKESMFEIKGVSADVMAAFSTRSAAIEAALGERGTTREDASAAEKHVAALDTRQAKVAADHGALVADWRETSDRAGFDAEAQLALVRAAEARAASGVHLPDPSIADRAVAHAADKLGERQSVFAVAALHEEAGRVGLGKVGYAEIGEAIGRAAQERELVDRTFVDRRGATFAGFTTRQNIAAEKTLLRIETHGRSALAPIASPLAAAKAVAAAAAQSERSGFGWNHDQKAATEQLLTSRNRITAVQGYAGTAKTTTVLATFAREAEARGVSVVALAPTASAAMTLGEALGARGDTVARHLLVPEDSAHGQPVAWIVDEASLLSARDTARLFGLAEQHNARVILVGDVKQLGSVEAGAAFAQLQTAGMETATLGEIVRQTNDAAKEAVLASIEGDAKKALAALDRGGGQIVEHEDRADRFAAIADRYAGLGKSGRARTLVIEPSREGRDTLTADIRAALVRAGALSGPAVAVESLVNKGLTRAEARDPMSYDRGDVVRFTRDYADKGVMRGEAYRVEAVDPAKAAIALRSEDGREVDWRLRQWGAGKAQVFAPQNMDLRTGDSIRFTRNDREAGRINGARGEVTAIDEQARTATVLGARGQVQTLDLDAARDRHIAHAYVDTAFAAQGRTADYVIIHADSKATNLVDQKSFYVGISRAKESATIVTDDRAKLTSAINERAGAVQTALSRAPVAQAGISQAAIAAPDKAISAAVSQVATSLPGMGL